In a single window of the Arachis hypogaea cultivar Tifrunner chromosome 6, arahy.Tifrunner.gnm2.J5K5, whole genome shotgun sequence genome:
- the LOC112756078 gene encoding replication protein A 70 kDa DNA-binding subunit D, translated as MKAPIEMVVLDEEGDTIQCTVKDIFVPIFEGLLAEGNVYVVTNFGVALNTIKFKPTRHEFRIHFKRDTIVRPVQDSSVPLNGFNFVPFKTIQSESKEDSYLVDVIGQLASKGNLVEFTRDGKPSSYITIELDDLEGGQKLRVTLWQSFAFELLKYLEEHPCLTYVVILQMGKMKFYSGVMGVSNTNYNSKLFINVEFPAARDFFARVNKLDPIDGQGIMPLVCGQPVSDEEDFLRLSVYKTIAEIKEHNQDAVFVTAGTIKEVETEFGWWYKGCKKCRRGLKELDKKYFCPNCIRDYGFYEPRYIIHIRVIDHTDAASFVLFDGEAAKFLGVSAKDLRQSCVTKGVEKNSCPEEINKLRDIKFIFKVQLKMRNLNSYEPYVIHVLRMTNENSLVSAFLDKYNPDTGLLSHENSELLNLSTGPYNTSKACESEPTPSPAVDEKHNSKILGAKKHIEEIGEESVSSKSKKGKWVVGED; from the exons TCACTAATTTTGGAGTTGCTTTGAATACCATCAAGTTCAAGCCTACTAGACACGAATTTAGGATCCATTTCAAGAGGGACACGATTGTGCGTCCGGTACAAGATTCTTCAGTTCCATTGAACGGATTTAATTTTGTTCCGTTCAAAACAATTCAATCAGAGTCTAAAGAAGATAGTTATTTAGTTG ATGTGATAGGTCAGCTTGCTTCTAAGGGTAACTTGGTCGAATTCACACGGGACGGGAAGCCGTCAAGTTATATCACCATAGAACTTGATGATCTTGA GGGTGGACAGAAACTAAGGGTAACGTTGTGGCAGTCTTTTGCTTTTGAATTGCTCAAATATCTAGAGGAACACCCGTGTCTTACCTATGTGGTTATTCTCCAAATGGGCAAGATGAAATTTTATAGtg GGGTCATGGGTGTATCTAACACAAACTACAATTCAAAACTGTTTATCAATGTTGAGTTTCCAGCTGCCAGGGATTTCTTTGCGAG GGTGAACAAATTGGATCCTATTGACGGACAAGGCATAATGCCGCTGGTCTGTGGTCAACCTGTTTCAGATGAGGAGGATTTTTTGCGTCTGTCAGTTTACAAAACAATTGCAGAGATAAAGGAGCATAATCAG GATGCTGTATTTGTTACAGCCGGGACGATTAAAGAAGTTGAGACTGAATTTGGTTGGTGGTACAAAGGATGTAAGAAGTGTCGTCGTGGCTTGAAGGaacttgataaaaaatatttttgtcccAATTGCATTAGAGACTACGGGTTCTATGAGCCAAG GTACATCATCCACATAAGGGTGATAGACCACACCGATGCTGCCTCTTTTGTTTTGTTCGATGGAGAAGCTGCAAAGTTTCTTGGAGTTTCTGCTAAGGACCTTAGGCAGTCTTGTGTGACTAAG GGTGTTGAGAAAAATTCCTGTCCCGAAGAGATTAATAAGCTTAGGGATATTAAGTTCATCTTCAAAGTGCAACTCAAGATGAGGAATCTGAACTCTTATGAACCATATGTGATTCATGTGCTGAGAATGACTAATGAGAATTCTCTGGTctctgccttcttggataaatacAATCCCGACACT GGCCTTTTGTCCCATGAAAATTCTGAACTATTGAATTTGTCTACTGGTCCATACAACACTTCTAAG GCTTGTGAGAGTGAGCCAACTCCATCTCCTGCAGTTGATGAGAAACATAATTCTAAGATTCTCGGAGCTAAGAAACATATTGAAGAGATTGGAGAGGAGTCAGTTTCATCCAAATCTAAGAAAGGGAAGTGGGTTGTGGGGGAGGACTAA
- the LOC112757904 gene encoding replication protein A 70 kDa DNA-binding subunit D-like codes for MYGTRLLINPDIPEALMLRKREISQYLSVVSGKSAYLDEDEVLYSIGRKTIKELRAAADVGFYVVRATVLDVEPVPSWWYKSCVCSVKAEANADEYFCDGCNRDVNNVVDRYKLNLLVFDGTGTTNFVVFDKEVAALFGRTCTEMVKELNVRETNFVEHVMIVNKICLFI; via the exons ATGTATGGTACTAGACTCTTGATAAATCCAGATATTCCTGAGGCTTTGATGCTTCGAAAAAG AGAGATCTCGCAGTACCTGTCTGTGGTTTCTGGCAAATCAGCATATCTTGATGAAGATGAAGTTTTATATTCTATTGGGAGGAAGACAATAAAGGAGTTACGTGCTGCTGCGGAT GTTGGATTCTATGTTGTTCGGGCCACTGTTCTTGATGTTGAACCCGTTCCAAGTTGGTGGTATAAATCATGTGTTTGCAGCGTGAAGGCAGAAGCTAATGCGGATGAATACTTCTGCGATGGCTGTAATAGGGACGTGAATAATGTGGTTGACAG gTATAAATTGAATTTGTTGGTTTTTGATGGTACTGGTACAACGAACTTTGTTGTATTCGATAAAGAGGTCGCAGCACTATTTGGACGAACCTGTACTGAGATGGTGAAAGAGTTGAATGTACGTGAAACCAATTTCGTTGAACACGTTATGATTGTCAATAAGATATGTTTGTTTATTTAG